The proteins below come from a single Lactobacillus johnsonii genomic window:
- the tsaD gene encoding tRNA (adenosine(37)-N6)-threonylcarbamoyltransferase complex transferase subunit TsaD, translating into MTKKDVRILAFESSCDETSTAVIKNGREIESLIVATQIKSHQRFGGVVPEVASRHHIEVITQITKEALDEANATWADIDAIAVTYGPGLVGALLIGVSAAKAASMATGIPLIGVDHIMGHIMAAQLKDEIEYPALALQVSGGHTEIVLMKDPIHFEIVGDTRDDAAGEAYDKIGRVLGVNYPAGKTIDEWAHKGKDTFHFPRAMMEDDDYDFSFSGLKSAFINTCHHADQIHEELNKYDLAASFQASVVDVLSHKTIRAIKEYKPKTFILGGGVAANHGLRDRLAEEIEKLPADIKPKVILPDLKLCGDNAAMIGAAAYNLYQAGKFSDVNLNADPSLELPYAYSMLK; encoded by the coding sequence ATGGTCGTGAAATCGAAAGCTTAATTGTAGCTACTCAAATTAAAAGTCACCAACGCTTTGGTGGGGTTGTGCCAGAAGTAGCAAGTCGTCACCATATTGAAGTAATTACGCAGATTACTAAGGAAGCTTTAGATGAAGCAAATGCGACTTGGGCTGATATTGATGCAATTGCGGTCACCTATGGACCAGGTCTAGTTGGGGCACTTTTGATTGGTGTTAGTGCAGCAAAGGCAGCTTCAATGGCAACTGGAATTCCGTTAATTGGCGTTGACCACATTATGGGCCACATTATGGCAGCGCAATTAAAGGATGAGATTGAATATCCAGCTCTTGCTTTGCAGGTGTCTGGTGGACATACTGAGATTGTCTTGATGAAGGATCCGATCCACTTTGAAATTGTGGGTGATACGAGGGATGATGCAGCTGGTGAAGCCTATGATAAGATCGGCCGCGTTTTGGGTGTTAATTACCCAGCAGGTAAGACCATTGATGAATGGGCACATAAGGGGAAAGATACCTTCCACTTCCCAAGAGCAATGATGGAAGATGATGACTATGACTTCTCCTTCTCAGGTCTTAAGAGTGCCTTCATTAATACTTGCCACCATGCAGATCAAATTCATGAAGAGCTTAATAAGTATGACCTAGCTGCAAGCTTCCAAGCTTCAGTTGTTGATGTGTTAAGTCACAAGACAATTAGGGCCATTAAGGAATATAAGCCAAAGACCTTTATTCTAGGCGGCGGGGTCGCCGCAAACCATGGCTTACGGGATCGATTAGCAGAAGAGATTGAAAAGTTGCCTGCTGATATTAAGCCAAAGGTGATCTTACCAGACTTGAAGCTTTGCGGAGATAATGCGGCAATGATTGGGGCAGCTGCTTATAACTTGTATCAAGCAGGTAAGTTTAGTGATGTGAACTTGAATGCAGATCCATCACTTGAGTTGCCATATGCCTATAGCATGTTGAAGTAA
- a CDS encoding SEC10/PgrA surface exclusion domain-containing protein codes for MKSKNSKLMYVSAAVLAAGAVAGVNTQNAHAAEVQKQADKNAAQKTIDQNRKDLIQTQDQLNKVQADRDNAVRKVPDAQAKVLTADSNNQSAQSGLANAQDQLKTAQNAQANAQANYDASYENNVKSVQNDVNKANADVQTTQEQINVQNTKQAEALNNQKGQEDALKTNTETLNKTNEEISKTQGQVEQAQKTYDAVNKDYQPVKAELDRQAKEAQDAQKAAQENAKELTKAQNELKTTQDTANKAAETINNAQAKLNRDTSALNGAKSELSSKQKQASDLTSQRDQVAKDLQTAQNQMNIAKAELDADKDAVVNTMVMPQVYKDTVKRWNGKSHTDDYYKEMEAASWIGWTQNEYTHNEAEKNHMVDLKHMSRADQIELNKFGIDLINQLRSQIGVDPWTFNDSALNFANAIADRYVKDDWDSDKDGHDSEAINELAHQYGLQSKMHRDGSFSKSGQLYENMMTDRFGQTEPTFEQAKRMKADGSTQSLQELAYNVALSYNHSQSDYNNRLDDMDHLKNQVYNAVKRFAFNYNEWLHAYGILSQEYFNYSAKGKNYAAISFSVKPTKDRWGFDDMDIHVVNVHESMVLDPKVFNVNATIPLTDDKSELKKQYTDNFALVNTLTPKKANLDNQINVLTNDIKGLNTRISDLTKSISDTNKTLADAKATKADADKKIAVLPGRVQELKNKQASLDKTQSKAEADLATYQAKNKDLLAQFNAAKANLDKLTAKLNDLNSAKSRAESAVTESKANLDKATSELSAISSHLDELKAKLSTAKTTKEQADANLAKAKAAYDEYVSTHKDVIDNLNKANAELAAKTKAYNEAKEDAAKTDKEYQAAQDELTKLNNHIEDLSTAITNYESKIKQLNTTINKQKADQKRAALDAQINKALDNVSAPKHTATTTTSVQAGTSSLVAPAAAVSTTQRSEVLTNTVVRSNNASVLSPQTKKLVAQANASKNSLPQTGANDKLSVFAALAGLSLASLGLGSLVGDKKRKRN; via the coding sequence ATGAAAAGTAAAAATAGTAAGTTAATGTATGTTTCGGCTGCCGTACTTGCTGCTGGTGCAGTAGCTGGCGTTAATACTCAAAACGCTCATGCGGCTGAAGTTCAAAAGCAAGCTGATAAGAATGCAGCACAAAAGACAATTGATCAAAATCGAAAAGATTTAATTCAAACTCAAGATCAGTTAAATAAAGTACAAGCAGATCGTGACAATGCTGTTCGTAAAGTTCCAGATGCTCAAGCAAAAGTCTTAACTGCAGATTCAAATAATCAATCAGCTCAATCAGGTTTAGCTAACGCTCAAGATCAATTAAAGACTGCTCAAAATGCTCAAGCTAACGCTCAAGCAAATTATGATGCGTCTTACGAAAATAATGTTAAGTCTGTACAAAACGATGTGAATAAAGCTAACGCTGATGTTCAAACCACTCAAGAACAAATTAATGTTCAAAATACTAAACAAGCAGAAGCTTTAAACAATCAAAAAGGGCAAGAAGACGCATTAAAGACTAATACTGAAACTTTGAACAAGACTAATGAAGAAATCAGTAAAACTCAAGGGCAAGTTGAACAAGCTCAAAAGACTTATGATGCTGTAAATAAGGATTATCAGCCAGTAAAAGCCGAATTAGATAGACAAGCTAAAGAAGCACAAGATGCACAGAAGGCTGCACAAGAAAATGCTAAGGAATTAACTAAAGCACAAAACGAGTTAAAGACTACACAAGACACTGCAAATAAAGCAGCAGAAACTATTAATAATGCACAAGCAAAATTAAATAGAGATACTAGCGCATTAAATGGCGCAAAGAGTGAATTAAGTTCAAAGCAAAAACAAGCTAGCGACTTAACTAGTCAAAGAGATCAAGTAGCTAAAGATTTGCAAACCGCACAAAACCAGATGAACATCGCAAAAGCCGAATTAGATGCGGATAAAGATGCGGTAGTCAACACTATGGTCATGCCGCAAGTTTATAAGGATACTGTGAAGAGATGGAATGGCAAATCACATACCGATGATTACTACAAAGAAATGGAAGCTGCAAGCTGGATTGGCTGGACGCAAAACGAATACACGCATAATGAAGCTGAAAAGAATCATATGGTTGATTTAAAGCATATGTCAAGAGCTGACCAAATCGAATTAAATAAGTTTGGTATTGATTTGATTAATCAATTAAGAAGCCAAATTGGCGTAGATCCCTGGACGTTTAACGATTCAGCATTAAACTTTGCAAACGCTATCGCAGATAGATATGTGAAAGATGATTGGGATTCCGATAAAGATGGCCACGATAGTGAAGCAATTAATGAATTAGCACATCAATATGGTTTGCAATCAAAAATGCATAGAGATGGATCATTTAGCAAATCTGGTCAATTATATGAAAATATGATGACTGATCGTTTTGGGCAAACAGAACCAACATTTGAACAAGCTAAACGAATGAAGGCTGACGGTAGTACTCAATCATTACAAGAACTAGCTTATAATGTCGCACTATCGTATAATCATTCACAAAGTGATTACAATAATCGATTAGATGATATGGATCATTTGAAGAACCAAGTATATAATGCAGTTAAACGATTCGCATTCAATTATAATGAATGGCTTCATGCATATGGTATTTTGTCACAAGAGTATTTCAATTATAGTGCAAAAGGTAAAAACTATGCCGCAATTAGTTTCAGTGTGAAACCAACAAAAGATCGTTGGGGCTTTGACGACATGGACATCCACGTAGTTAATGTTCATGAATCCATGGTTCTCGATCCAAAAGTATTTAATGTTAATGCAACTATTCCATTAACTGATGACAAGAGTGAATTGAAAAAGCAATACACTGATAACTTCGCTTTAGTAAACACGTTAACTCCTAAGAAAGCTAACTTAGATAACCAAATTAACGTTTTAACTAACGACATTAAAGGACTTAACACTCGCATTAGTGATTTGACTAAATCAATTAGTGATACTAACAAGACTCTTGCAGACGCAAAAGCAACTAAGGCAGATGCAGACAAGAAGATTGCAGTTCTACCAGGTCGCGTTCAAGAATTGAAGAATAAACAAGCATCCCTAGATAAGACTCAATCTAAGGCAGAAGCTGATTTGGCTACTTACCAAGCTAAGAATAAAGATCTTCTTGCTCAATTTAACGCTGCTAAAGCCAACTTAGATAAGTTAACAGCTAAGCTAAATGATCTTAACAGTGCAAAGAGTAGGGCTGAAAGTGCAGTAACAGAAAGCAAAGCTAACTTAGACAAGGCAACAAGTGAATTATCAGCTATTTCTTCTCATTTAGATGAATTGAAAGCTAAGTTATCAACTGCTAAAACTACTAAGGAACAAGCTGACGCTAACTTAGCTAAGGCTAAAGCTGCATATGATGAATATGTAAGCACCCATAAAGATGTAATTGATAACTTGAACAAGGCAAATGCTGAATTAGCAGCTAAGACTAAAGCTTATAACGAAGCAAAAGAAGACGCTGCTAAGACTGATAAAGAATACCAAGCAGCTCAAGATGAACTGACTAAGTTGAATAACCACATTGAAGACTTATCAACAGCTATCACTAACTATGAATCTAAGATCAAGCAATTAAATACTACAATCAACAAGCAAAAGGCAGACCAAAAACGTGCTGCTCTTGATGCTCAAATCAATAAGGCTTTAGATAATGTTTCAGCTCCTAAGCATACTGCTACTACAACTACTAGTGTTCAAGCTGGCACTTCTAGCTTAGTAGCTCCAGCAGCTGCTGTATCTACTACCCAAAGAAGTGAAGTCTTAACTAACACTGTAGTAAGATCAAATAATGCATCTGTTTTAAGTCCTCAAACTAAGAAGTTAGTTGCCCAAGCTAATGCATCTAAGAATTCATTACCACAAACTGGTGCTAACGATAAGCTTAGCGTATTTGCTGCTTTAGCAGGATTGTCTTTAGCATCCCTAGGCCTAGGCTCTTTAGTGGGCGACAAGAAGAGAAAGCGTAACTAG